Proteins from a genomic interval of Rhodothermales bacterium:
- a CDS encoding NfeD family protein — protein sequence MDSVYLISLIVGGFFVLLSIFGADHEGDFDADADVDAEFDLEADTEFEIGMDSETGSGVGLVDLFSLRALFLFAAFFGLTGFGLGLVGEGEPLTLITSILVGLTVGLGGNYVIKKFAYEQVSSTVGVRDYKGRTAKVVLPFTGAENGKITLEAKGQRLQLPARSLDLETIEAFKPGDEVVVVRMDGRVAEVVKPN from the coding sequence ATGGATTCGGTCTATCTCATCAGCCTCATCGTAGGAGGCTTTTTTGTCCTCCTGTCGATTTTCGGCGCGGATCACGAAGGTGACTTCGACGCCGATGCCGATGTGGATGCCGAGTTTGATCTGGAAGCCGACACCGAGTTCGAGATCGGCATGGACTCTGAGACGGGGTCCGGTGTAGGCCTCGTGGACCTGTTTTCCCTGCGGGCCCTGTTCCTGTTCGCCGCGTTTTTCGGCCTAACCGGTTTCGGTTTGGGCCTTGTGGGCGAAGGGGAGCCTCTGACGCTGATAACGTCGATCCTCGTCGGACTCACCGTAGGCCTTGGTGGCAATTACGTCATCAAGAAGTTTGCCTACGAACAGGTGTCATCCACGGTGGGCGTGCGAGACTACAAGGGACGCACCGCCAAGGTTGTCCTGCCCTTCACCGGAGCGGAGAACGGCAAGATCACCCTGGAGGCGAAAGGCCAGCGACTGCAGCTGCCTGCCAGATCGCTGGATCTTGAGACCATCGAGGCCTTCAAGCCCGGTGATGAGGTCGTGGTAGTCCGCATGGACGGCCGCGTAGCGGAGGTGGTAAAGCCCAACTGA
- a CDS encoding carbohydrate binding family 9 domain-containing protein: MIRSTGTVLLIAALALPAAGQDAVVLSRMQAPQLDGVIDADEWQAVTPFPVVQYQPEFMAEPSERTEIRVGYDEEYLYVGAALFDSDPGGIRANTLYRDRYSGDDTFGLVLDTFNDNENALWFFTTPNGVRTDMAVANDAEGGPGGRGGFGSMNTSWNTYWDVATTRDETGWFAEMRIPYSSLGFLDEGGIVRMGLITYRFIARKNERHIFPAIDPAFRMGFAKPSQAQTVILEDVQSRTPVYITPYVTAGAGRASVLNAPGTAYDFQNDYTREIGLDMKQSLGSNLTLDLTVNTDFAQVEADDQQVNLTRFSLFFPEKRQFFQERAGIFEFSTGSQDRLFHTRSIGLSRFGPVRLLGGGRLVGRIGGWDVGLIEMQTARETFQVDGEPVTVPSENFGVLRLRRRVLNDYSSTGGILTSRIDENGGYNVTYGLDGTLRWHGDDYATLQFAQTLAEGVDFRFADAALARIWLERRRQEGFTYVGGITYGGGTYDPGVGFYTRTNYYSPRAGVGYGWFPQGDSPVRRVSTFAVYRPYYRREDHSIESRVIQTRNSLELKSGHNLSLSGSWELEDLRRGLAFPEDTEVPAGRYEFVTGSLSARLPPGGFVRGNAELGYGTFFDGTRLEASLSPSINPSKHLELEATYEYNKVDFGPRDQSFDVHLARLRAQVGFNTKLSINGFVQLNSSADLVTTNARFRYNMREGNDLWVVYNEGLNLDRERLAPFLPISGGRTLLVKYTYTFIR, encoded by the coding sequence ATGATCAGATCCACAGGAACGGTCCTGCTAATTGCCGCCCTCGCACTGCCCGCGGCGGGTCAAGACGCCGTGGTGCTGTCCCGTATGCAGGCTCCGCAGCTGGACGGCGTCATTGATGCTGACGAATGGCAGGCCGTCACCCCGTTTCCGGTCGTGCAGTACCAGCCGGAATTCATGGCCGAGCCTTCCGAGCGCACCGAGATCCGGGTAGGGTATGACGAGGAGTACCTGTATGTGGGCGCGGCCCTGTTCGACTCAGATCCCGGCGGCATTCGCGCCAACACCCTGTACCGGGATCGCTACTCGGGAGACGACACCTTCGGTCTGGTGCTCGACACCTTCAACGACAACGAGAACGCACTCTGGTTCTTCACCACGCCCAACGGGGTGCGCACCGACATGGCCGTCGCGAACGATGCGGAAGGCGGCCCGGGTGGACGAGGAGGATTCGGCAGCATGAATACCAGTTGGAACACGTACTGGGACGTGGCGACCACGCGTGACGAAACGGGCTGGTTCGCGGAGATGCGTATCCCGTATTCCAGTTTGGGCTTCCTGGACGAGGGCGGAATTGTGCGAATGGGCCTGATCACCTATCGATTCATTGCCCGCAAGAACGAACGGCACATCTTCCCGGCGATTGATCCTGCGTTTCGTATGGGATTCGCCAAACCCAGTCAGGCACAGACAGTCATTCTGGAGGATGTGCAGAGTCGCACACCGGTCTACATCACGCCCTACGTAACGGCCGGGGCAGGCCGCGCGAGCGTGCTCAACGCGCCGGGCACCGCCTACGATTTCCAGAACGATTACACCCGGGAGATCGGGCTGGACATGAAGCAGTCCCTGGGATCCAATCTGACGCTGGATCTGACCGTGAACACGGACTTCGCCCAGGTCGAGGCCGACGACCAGCAGGTGAACCTGACCCGCTTCTCGCTCTTCTTCCCGGAGAAGCGCCAGTTCTTCCAGGAGCGAGCCGGCATTTTCGAGTTTTCCACCGGTAGCCAGGACAGGCTCTTCCACACCCGCTCGATTGGCTTGTCTCGATTTGGTCCGGTGCGTCTGCTTGGAGGCGGTCGATTGGTGGGGCGCATCGGCGGCTGGGACGTGGGCCTGATCGAAATGCAGACCGCCAGGGAGACCTTTCAGGTGGACGGCGAGCCTGTTACCGTTCCCAGCGAGAATTTCGGCGTGCTGCGTCTCCGGAGGCGGGTACTGAACGATTACTCCTCGACGGGTGGCATTCTGACAAGCCGCATCGACGAAAACGGCGGCTACAACGTCACCTACGGACTGGACGGCACCCTGCGGTGGCACGGTGACGACTACGCGACGCTCCAGTTTGCGCAAACACTGGCAGAAGGCGTGGACTTTCGCTTCGCGGATGCAGCGCTGGCCCGCATATGGCTGGAACGCAGGCGCCAGGAGGGCTTCACCTACGTCGGCGGAATCACCTACGGAGGTGGCACCTACGACCCCGGCGTCGGATTCTATACGCGCACCAACTACTACTCGCCCCGCGCCGGCGTCGGTTATGGGTGGTTTCCACAGGGCGACTCTCCCGTTCGCCGGGTTTCCACGTTTGCGGTGTACCGGCCGTACTACCGCCGTGAAGATCACTCCATCGAATCCCGCGTCATCCAGACCCGCAACTCGCTCGAGCTGAAATCGGGACACAACCTGTCGCTGTCCGGGAGTTGGGAATTGGAAGATCTCAGGCGCGGCCTCGCCTTTCCAGAGGACACCGAAGTCCCGGCCGGCCGGTACGAGTTCGTGACCGGATCGCTCAGTGCGCGCCTGCCCCCGGGCGGATTTGTGCGCGGCAATGCCGAACTCGGCTACGGGACCTTTTTTGACGGCACCCGGCTGGAGGCCAGCCTTTCACCCAGCATCAATCCGTCCAAGCATTTGGAGCTGGAGGCCACCTACGAGTACAACAAGGTCGACTTCGGCCCCCGGGACCAGTCGTTCGATGTGCATTTGGCTCGCCTGCGCGCTCAGGTAGGTTTCAACACCAAACTGTCGATCAACGGCTTCGTGCAGCTCAACTCCTCGGCCGACCTCGTAACGACCAACGCCCGGTTCCGCTACAACATGCGCGAAGGAAACGATCTGTGGGTTGTGTACAACGAGGGCCTGAATCTGGACCGTGAGCGCCTGGCGCCGTTTCTCCCGATCTCCGGTGGACGCACGCTGCTGGTGAAGTACACCTACACCTTCATTCGGTAG
- a CDS encoding amidohydrolase family protein produces MTRHFAHLLLPVVFLLLSGGGAPNADFDLVLAGGHVLDGTGNPWFRADVGVRDGRIAAVGDLSGAQADHRVDVTGLYVLPGIVDMHSHAADVAWEEQGFDSPDAARRAAPNLVAQGITTVAINQDGRSPVDLAAQRQTYEESGIGINAVLMIGHGSVRAAVMADDFRRPSTQSETAQMQAIVRRAMEAGAAGMSAGLEYVPGRWSAVDEVVALMEVVEEFDGVYISHQRSEGADPMWFWPSVDSSGPPTLIDAVLETIEIGERTGGRVVASHIKAKGAHYWGSSAAAVQLIQAARDRGVQVFADQYPYTTSGSDGSTVLLPRWAFASREEGDERPDYARHVRGLLSDPGVAARLRLDIFHEIRRRGGADRVVVLDAPDSTLEGRSLRDIAVEVGQDPVGAALWLQLNGDPGRRGGVRLRGFSMDEQDVDRYAGKDWVATASDAGIALKTDGRVHPRYWGTFPRKIRRYAMDRQALSVADAVRSSTSLPAMLLGLKDRGQVREGFVADLAVIDLERIRDHATSFDPHAEPEGVVHVFLAGEAIQEHGVRSGSLNGRVLRP; encoded by the coding sequence ATGACCCGTCACTTCGCACACCTCCTGCTGCCCGTGGTCTTCCTGCTGCTGTCCGGCGGCGGGGCTCCAAACGCGGACTTTGATCTGGTTCTGGCCGGCGGCCACGTGCTGGATGGCACCGGAAATCCTTGGTTTCGGGCCGATGTGGGGGTGCGCGATGGGCGCATTGCAGCCGTAGGTGACCTCTCGGGGGCTCAGGCGGACCACCGTGTGGACGTCACCGGCCTTTATGTCCTGCCGGGCATCGTGGACATGCACTCCCATGCCGCTGACGTGGCTTGGGAGGAGCAGGGATTTGACTCGCCCGATGCGGCCCGCCGGGCTGCCCCCAACCTGGTGGCGCAGGGCATTACGACCGTCGCCATCAACCAGGATGGGCGCTCTCCTGTTGATCTGGCCGCCCAGCGCCAGACCTACGAGGAGTCCGGCATCGGGATAAACGCCGTGCTGATGATCGGGCACGGAAGCGTGCGGGCAGCCGTGATGGCGGACGATTTCCGGCGGCCTTCCACCCAGTCCGAAACTGCTCAAATGCAGGCCATTGTGCGGCGGGCGATGGAGGCCGGCGCAGCCGGTATGTCCGCAGGACTCGAGTACGTGCCTGGCCGCTGGTCTGCGGTCGATGAGGTGGTGGCCCTCATGGAGGTCGTCGAGGAGTTCGATGGTGTCTACATCTCCCATCAACGCTCCGAAGGCGCAGACCCCATGTGGTTCTGGCCCTCGGTGGACTCCTCCGGTCCACCGACTCTGATCGATGCCGTCCTGGAGACCATCGAGATCGGGGAGCGCACGGGAGGACGGGTCGTCGCAAGCCACATCAAAGCCAAGGGCGCGCACTATTGGGGCTCGTCAGCAGCGGCGGTGCAGTTGATTCAGGCGGCCCGGGACCGCGGCGTGCAGGTATTTGCCGACCAGTACCCCTACACGACCAGCGGGTCCGATGGCAGCACCGTGTTGCTTCCGCGATGGGCATTTGCCTCGCGCGAGGAGGGCGATGAGCGACCGGACTACGCAAGGCACGTGCGTGGGCTTCTGAGCGATCCGGGCGTCGCAGCTCGGCTTCGCCTCGACATCTTTCACGAGATACGCCGACGGGGCGGGGCCGACCGCGTGGTAGTGCTTGATGCACCCGATTCCACGCTTGAAGGCCGCTCCCTGCGTGATATTGCCGTCGAGGTAGGACAAGACCCGGTGGGGGCAGCGCTCTGGTTGCAGCTCAACGGTGATCCTGGCCGTCGGGGCGGGGTGCGCTTGCGCGGCTTCTCGATGGATGAGCAGGACGTGGACCGATACGCAGGCAAGGACTGGGTAGCGACAGCGTCTGATGCCGGCATCGCACTCAAGACGGACGGGCGGGTGCACCCACGCTACTGGGGCACCTTCCCGCGCAAGATCCGTCGTTATGCCATGGATCGGCAGGCCCTCTCGGTCGCCGATGCCGTGCGCAGCTCAACGTCGCTGCCTGCCATGCTGCTCGGCCTGAAGGATCGCGGTCAGGTTCGCGAGGGATTTGTGGCGGATCTGGCGGTGATCGATCTCGAGCGTATTCGAGATCACGCCACCTCGTTTGACCCGCACGCAGAGCCGGAAGGTGTGGTGCACGTGTTTCTGGCGGGCGAGGCCATCCAGGAGCACGGGGTACGGTCGGGATCCCTGAACGGCCGGGTCCTGCGACCGTGA
- a CDS encoding ammonium transporter, translating to MLAAFQDSAISKADTAFLLVAAALVLLMTPALAFFYGGLVRSKNALNTMMMSFVAMGVAAVLWVVAGYSLAFGEGNWFIGDLSMAFLNGVGLEANGSIPHLLFMAFQGTFYIITAALISGAVVERMRFTSYTVFIALWGLLVYAPVCHWVWGGGFIGEMGALDFAGGAVVHVNAAAAAVVAAMMLGPREDYGRQALLPHHVPFVLLGSGLLWFGWFGFNAGSALAADGLAVLAFVNTMLAPAAALVAWIGLDMVRTGKVTAVGAATAIVVGLVAVTPAAGFVSPVSSLAIGALAALPCYFAIVWRARTRLDDSLDVFAAHGVGGIVGALLTGVFAQAAWNGGVDGALFGNIAQFGIQALSIVIVFAYSAAGTFIILKLVGLVLPIRTGKRAEGRGLDVAHHGEEAYTDGEGAILVHDQDLPVIEAPATKLATVNA from the coding sequence ATGCTGGCGGCCTTCCAGGACTCGGCCATCAGCAAAGCGGATACGGCGTTTCTCCTCGTCGCCGCCGCACTGGTTCTGCTCATGACGCCTGCGCTTGCCTTCTTCTATGGCGGTCTGGTGCGCTCCAAGAACGCCTTGAACACCATGATGATGAGCTTCGTGGCGATGGGCGTCGCGGCCGTCCTCTGGGTGGTTGCCGGCTACTCCCTGGCCTTCGGAGAAGGCAACTGGTTCATCGGCGACCTGTCCATGGCCTTTCTGAACGGCGTCGGTCTCGAGGCCAACGGCAGCATTCCACATCTGCTGTTCATGGCCTTCCAGGGCACTTTTTACATCATCACTGCAGCCCTCATTTCCGGCGCCGTTGTAGAGCGCATGCGCTTCACCTCCTACACCGTGTTCATCGCACTTTGGGGCCTGCTGGTTTACGCTCCGGTGTGCCATTGGGTATGGGGAGGCGGCTTCATTGGTGAGATGGGCGCTCTGGACTTTGCCGGCGGAGCAGTGGTGCACGTGAATGCGGCCGCCGCGGCGGTCGTGGCTGCCATGATGCTCGGCCCCCGCGAGGACTATGGTCGCCAGGCCCTGCTGCCTCATCATGTGCCTTTTGTGCTGCTCGGCTCTGGCCTGCTTTGGTTTGGATGGTTCGGGTTTAACGCCGGATCCGCCCTGGCTGCAGACGGACTCGCCGTGTTGGCCTTTGTCAATACCATGCTCGCTCCAGCGGCGGCTCTGGTGGCCTGGATTGGCCTCGACATGGTTCGTACAGGCAAAGTGACTGCCGTTGGTGCCGCTACGGCGATCGTGGTCGGCCTGGTGGCGGTCACTCCGGCCGCAGGATTCGTTTCGCCGGTCTCGAGCCTCGCGATCGGCGCCCTGGCAGCCCTGCCGTGCTACTTCGCCATCGTATGGCGCGCCCGCACCAGGCTTGACGACTCTCTGGATGTCTTTGCTGCCCACGGCGTTGGCGGAATTGTCGGCGCACTGCTCACCGGCGTGTTCGCCCAGGCGGCGTGGAACGGTGGAGTGGACGGTGCCCTCTTCGGCAACATCGCCCAGTTTGGCATCCAGGCTCTCTCGATCGTAATCGTGTTCGCTTACAGCGCAGCGGGCACGTTCATCATCCTGAAACTGGTAGGCCTCGTGCTGCCGATCCGCACCGGAAAACGAGCCGAAGGCCGTGGCCTGGATGTGGCCCACCACGGTGAGGAGGCGTACACGGACGGCGAGGGCGCCATTCTCGTGCACGACCAGGACCTGCCTGTCATCGAAGCTCCCGCCACCAAACTTGCTACGGTGAACGCATGA
- a CDS encoding pentapeptide repeat-containing protein: MADARHVELIRSGVTAFNAWRGTNSHERPDLSGADLSGLSLEGAALRGSDLAGTSFAVADLAGADFSEADLSGATLTGADLSGAQFQAAVMAGCELSFATLTEGDLRGADLSGARLTEAVLHGARLAGAHLEGALLRRAILTGADLSQADLAGADLTGAILEGAILPMSLARAAARRPEDPTE, encoded by the coding sequence ATGGCCGATGCGCGGCATGTAGAGCTGATTCGATCTGGTGTCACCGCATTTAATGCGTGGCGCGGGACCAACTCCCATGAGAGGCCGGACCTTTCGGGGGCCGACCTGAGTGGCCTGTCTCTGGAGGGGGCGGCGCTTCGGGGTAGTGACCTCGCCGGGACTTCGTTCGCCGTGGCAGACCTGGCGGGCGCCGACTTCTCCGAAGCTGACCTGTCTGGCGCAACACTCACCGGAGCAGACCTGTCCGGGGCTCAGTTTCAGGCAGCGGTCATGGCGGGTTGTGAACTCAGCTTCGCCACCCTGACGGAAGGCGATCTGCGGGGCGCGGATCTGTCTGGTGCACGTCTCACGGAGGCCGTGCTGCACGGTGCGCGCCTGGCCGGAGCCCACCTGGAAGGTGCCCTTCTTCGCAGGGCCATTCTGACCGGCGCAGACTTGTCCCAGGCCGACCTTGCTGGCGCGGACCTGACGGGCGCCATCCTGGAAGGCGCCATTTTGCCGATGTCGCTGGCAAGGGCTGCGGCCCGCCGCCCGGAAGACCCTACCGAATGA
- a CDS encoding DUF819 family protein, with product MTDPVFIAAALCLFVVLSEWLVRRTFFRHIGTALLVILVTALAANIGLVPAGSTAEAPVAVYDGIFAYVAPLAIFLLLIPVNLRDVLKAGASMIGLFLLGSLGTALGVLIAMWVIDGPARIGPEFAAIGGMFTGTYTGGSVNFNTVALEYDVVRDGVLYAGSIVVDNIVTTLWMIATLALPRFLYRFWKADPAAGDGVATDSDPLGIESDTESLHPMDMGLTLGLGLLSVWASEVLEAWIPAIPSAIYLTVIALALAQVPAIRKLRGVRTLGMFAVYLFLAVIGAFCDVGAMAEMGSLGVALLIFTVIAVVIHGLTTFLGARALGIDPDIAAVASQANVGGGASALAVARSLGREDLVLPGILVGSLGYAVGTFLGFGVADLLASIG from the coding sequence GTGACGGACCCGGTATTCATAGCGGCCGCGCTGTGCCTGTTTGTCGTGCTCAGCGAGTGGCTGGTTCGTCGCACCTTTTTCCGGCATATCGGCACCGCCCTGCTGGTGATTCTGGTCACCGCCCTGGCGGCAAACATCGGGCTGGTGCCCGCCGGGTCCACCGCCGAAGCGCCCGTGGCGGTCTACGACGGCATCTTTGCCTACGTGGCGCCGCTGGCCATTTTCCTGTTGCTGATCCCGGTCAACCTGCGGGACGTGCTGAAGGCCGGTGCCAGCATGATCGGTCTGTTCCTGCTCGGTTCACTCGGCACCGCGCTTGGTGTCCTGATCGCCATGTGGGTGATAGACGGTCCGGCCCGCATCGGTCCCGAGTTCGCCGCAATCGGTGGCATGTTCACAGGCACCTACACCGGCGGAAGTGTCAACTTCAACACAGTCGCTCTCGAGTACGATGTCGTGCGCGACGGCGTGCTGTACGCAGGGTCGATTGTGGTGGACAACATCGTGACCACGCTCTGGATGATCGCCACCTTGGCCCTGCCGCGGTTCCTGTACCGCTTCTGGAAGGCTGACCCTGCCGCGGGCGATGGGGTGGCTACCGACTCGGATCCGCTCGGCATCGAGTCCGACACGGAATCACTGCATCCGATGGACATGGGCCTCACGCTCGGTTTGGGCCTGCTGTCCGTCTGGGCTTCCGAGGTGCTGGAAGCCTGGATTCCGGCCATCCCGTCGGCGATTTATCTCACCGTGATCGCGCTGGCGCTGGCTCAGGTGCCAGCCATCCGCAAGCTGCGTGGTGTGCGCACGCTGGGCATGTTCGCGGTCTACCTCTTCCTGGCCGTGATCGGCGCATTCTGCGATGTCGGAGCCATGGCCGAGATGGGCTCGCTGGGCGTGGCCCTGCTGATCTTTACGGTCATTGCAGTGGTCATCCATGGGCTGACCACCTTTCTCGGTGCCAGGGCACTCGGCATTGACCCGGACATTGCGGCCGTGGCGTCTCAGGCCAACGTTGGAGGCGGAGCCTCGGCCCTGGCCGTGGCGCGAAGCCTGGGGCGCGAGGATCTGGTGCTCCCCGGCATCCTGGTCGGATCCCTCGGCTACGCGGTCGGCACCTTTCTCGGTTTCGGCGTGGCGGATCTGCTGGCGTCGATCGGCTGA
- a CDS encoding P-II family nitrogen regulator, which produces MKLIKAIVRPEKLSDVLLALFQIDVRGLTVSRVRGHGGEREEEETYRGTTVRMELTDKVMLDIGVSDPYVDKTIDAILQAARTGDVGDGKVFVLPVEKVYRIRSGEEDVAAVTPVEPVLA; this is translated from the coding sequence ATGAAACTGATCAAAGCCATTGTCCGCCCCGAAAAGCTCAGCGACGTGCTGCTCGCCTTGTTCCAGATCGACGTGCGCGGCCTCACCGTATCCCGTGTTCGTGGGCACGGCGGCGAGCGCGAGGAGGAAGAGACCTATCGCGGCACCACCGTGCGCATGGAACTGACCGACAAGGTCATGCTCGACATCGGGGTCTCGGACCCTTACGTCGACAAGACCATCGACGCCATCCTGCAGGCAGCTCGTACGGGCGATGTGGGGGACGGCAAAGTGTTCGTCCTGCCGGTAGAAAAGGTCTATCGCATCCGATCCGGTGAGGAAGACGTGGCAGCCGTGACCCCGGTTGAGCCTGTTCTCGCCTGA
- a CDS encoding response regulator: MSLIISFASGGLVVTVCLVGGVFSIFKAAGWGRKSNAPQAENENEAGSGSPTAAKTSEDESSAPKAEAPVAYTRPEPVREDRAPAAPPATQTPRERPVAPVATERSVAPAPRRNIAEDLEALRILVAEDNPINRKVMQLLLRRLGYEADIAVDGQQAVEMATAKVYDAILMDLHMPRMGGIEATEAIVTRLDPAPRVVAVTADVTQQAKEECQRVGMAAYLTKPVDSNLLLHELKQAEAHRLTG, from the coding sequence ATGTCACTCATCATTTCCTTCGCGTCCGGCGGCCTCGTGGTCACCGTCTGCCTGGTAGGAGGGGTGTTTTCGATTTTCAAGGCCGCTGGATGGGGTCGAAAGTCGAATGCCCCACAGGCCGAGAACGAGAACGAAGCCGGGAGCGGGAGCCCGACTGCTGCCAAGACCTCTGAAGACGAATCATCCGCGCCGAAAGCGGAGGCGCCCGTGGCGTACACACGGCCCGAGCCAGTCCGCGAAGATCGTGCTCCTGCTGCGCCTCCGGCCACGCAGACGCCTCGCGAACGCCCGGTCGCACCGGTCGCGACGGAGCGGAGCGTTGCTCCTGCCCCCCGCAGAAATATCGCCGAAGACCTGGAAGCTCTCCGCATCCTGGTAGCTGAGGACAACCCGATCAACCGCAAGGTGATGCAGTTGCTTCTGAGGCGGCTGGGCTACGAAGCCGACATTGCCGTCGACGGCCAGCAGGCTGTGGAAATGGCCACGGCCAAGGTCTACGATGCCATTCTCATGGACCTTCACATGCCCCGCATGGGCGGAATCGAAGCCACGGAGGCCATCGTCACCCGACTGGATCCTGCACCCCGCGTTGTCGCAGTGACGGCGGACGTTACCCAGCAGGCCAAAGAGGAGTGCCAGCGCGTCGGCATGGCGGCCTACCTGACCAAGCCGGTCGATTCCAATCTCCTGCTCCACGAATTGAAACAGGCTGAAGCCCACCGCCTCACCGGCTGA
- a CDS encoding DUF3124 domain-containing protein — MRKITLALVAMLTVACGPVEPASQVADSTAVPPGAVVIGGETVKAISIRHAGGELMYVPAYSHIFHRNASRQIDLAVTLSVRNSDPEYSITVNHIGYYDDNGALVRDYATEPIVLGPLSSRAFVVDESDRTAGVGANFLVEWRAEDSVSAPVVEAVMISTASAQGITFVSRGFPVRVFESAE; from the coding sequence ATGCGGAAGATCACCCTTGCCCTCGTAGCCATGCTCACAGTCGCCTGTGGCCCGGTTGAGCCGGCAAGCCAGGTCGCAGACTCGACCGCCGTGCCGCCTGGCGCCGTGGTCATCGGCGGCGAGACTGTCAAGGCCATCTCAATCCGGCACGCCGGCGGCGAGCTGATGTACGTGCCCGCGTACTCGCACATCTTCCACCGGAACGCCTCCCGCCAGATCGATCTCGCAGTCACATTGTCGGTGCGCAACTCAGACCCCGAGTATTCGATCACCGTCAACCACATCGGCTACTACGACGACAACGGCGCGCTCGTCAGGGACTACGCTACAGAGCCCATTGTCCTGGGCCCGCTCTCCTCCCGGGCTTTTGTTGTTGACGAGAGTGACCGAACCGCCGGAGTGGGCGCCAACTTCCTTGTCGAGTGGCGCGCCGAAGATTCCGTCAGCGCCCCCGTGGTCGAGGCCGTCATGATCTCAACCGCCAGCGCGCAAGGCATCACATTCGTGAGCCGAGGTTTCCCAGTTCGAGTCTTCGAGTCCGCCGAATAA